A window of Esox lucius isolate fEsoLuc1 chromosome 18, fEsoLuc1.pri, whole genome shotgun sequence contains these coding sequences:
- the arv1 gene encoding protein ARV1 isoform X1, with protein sequence MSQPINNKARKLMSSRLLQVRGPIYDYNTEWQRGTLDVLNAESCQKPVDKYIEYDPVIILIDAILCKSQAFRHILFNTALNIHWKLCVFCLLCEAYLRWSQLQGSEQSNDPADIIRYTKEWDFYCMFGLAALELGAFTVGVLSFLWLVRWWLGFDFELRLLLKALLLSSYGKVLLIPAVIWEHDYSPLCFSFIKLFVLTSNSQAIRVILNCSRRLSLLAVCVGLLLETCVAQALRTLPWSIQDILPFQ encoded by the exons ATGTCCCAACCAATCAACAATAAAGCCAGGAAGTTGATGTCAAGCCGGTTGCTCCAGGTCCGTGGTCCAATTTACGACTATAATACAGAATGGCAAAGGGGTACTTTAGATGTATTGAATGCA gaATCCTGCCAGAAGCCTGTGGACAAGTATATAGAATATGATCCAGTGATAATTCTGATTGATGCCATTTTATGCAAATCTCAAGCGTTCAGACACATTCTCTTCAACACTGCATTAAAC ATTCACTGGAAGCTGTGTGTATTTTGCCTTCTGTGTGAGGCCTACCTGAGGTGGTCACAACTTCAGGGATCCGAACAGAGCAATGACCCTGCAGACATTATTAGATACACCAAGGAATGGGATTTCTATTGCATGTTTGGCCTGGCTGCTCTTG AACTGGGTGCGTTCACTGTCGGAGTGCTGTCCTTCCTGTGGCTGGTGCGGTGGTGGCTTGGCTTTGACTTTGAACTTCGCTTGTTGCTGAAAGCCCTCCTGCTGTCCAGCTATGGCAAAGTTCTGCTCATCCCAGCAGTCATATGGGAGCATGACTACTCCCCACTCTGCTTCAGCTTCATCAAGCTGTTTGTGCTTACGTCAAACTCTCAGGCCATCAGAG TCATTCTGAACTGCAGCAGAAGGCTCtccctcctggctgtgtgtgtgggtctgctATTGGAGACATGTGTAGCCCAGGCATTACGGACGCTACCATGGAGCATACAGGACATCCTGCCGTTCCAGTGA
- the arv1 gene encoding protein ARV1 isoform X3: MSQPINNKARKLMSSRLLQESCQKPVDKYIEYDPVIILIDAILCKSQAFRHILFNTALNIHWKLCVFCLLCEAYLRWSQLQGSEQSNDPADIIRYTKEWDFYCMFGLAALELGAFTVGVLSFLWLVRWWLGFDFELRLLLKALLLSSYGKVLLIPAVIWEHDYSPLCFSFIKLFVLTSNSQAIRVILNCSRRLSLLAVCVGLLLETCVAQALRTLPWSIQDILPFQ, encoded by the exons ATGTCCCAACCAATCAACAATAAAGCCAGGAAGTTGATGTCAAGCCGGTTGCTCCAG gaATCCTGCCAGAAGCCTGTGGACAAGTATATAGAATATGATCCAGTGATAATTCTGATTGATGCCATTTTATGCAAATCTCAAGCGTTCAGACACATTCTCTTCAACACTGCATTAAAC ATTCACTGGAAGCTGTGTGTATTTTGCCTTCTGTGTGAGGCCTACCTGAGGTGGTCACAACTTCAGGGATCCGAACAGAGCAATGACCCTGCAGACATTATTAGATACACCAAGGAATGGGATTTCTATTGCATGTTTGGCCTGGCTGCTCTTG AACTGGGTGCGTTCACTGTCGGAGTGCTGTCCTTCCTGTGGCTGGTGCGGTGGTGGCTTGGCTTTGACTTTGAACTTCGCTTGTTGCTGAAAGCCCTCCTGCTGTCCAGCTATGGCAAAGTTCTGCTCATCCCAGCAGTCATATGGGAGCATGACTACTCCCCACTCTGCTTCAGCTTCATCAAGCTGTTTGTGCTTACGTCAAACTCTCAGGCCATCAGAG TCATTCTGAACTGCAGCAGAAGGCTCtccctcctggctgtgtgtgtgggtctgctATTGGAGACATGTGTAGCCCAGGCATTACGGACGCTACCATGGAGCATACAGGACATCCTGCCGTTCCAGTGA
- the arv1 gene encoding protein ARV1 isoform X2 gives MAKGYFRCIECSKDAQELHRDYSNGILKITICESCQKPVDKYIEYDPVIILIDAILCKSQAFRHILFNTALNIHWKLCVFCLLCEAYLRWSQLQGSEQSNDPADIIRYTKEWDFYCMFGLAALELGAFTVGVLSFLWLVRWWLGFDFELRLLLKALLLSSYGKVLLIPAVIWEHDYSPLCFSFIKLFVLTSNSQAIRVILNCSRRLSLLAVCVGLLLETCVAQALRTLPWSIQDILPFQ, from the exons ATGGCAAAGGGGTACTTTAGATGTATTGAATGCAGTAAGGATGCGCAAGAGCTTCATAGAGATTATAGTAATGGTATTTTGAAGATAACCATATGT gaATCCTGCCAGAAGCCTGTGGACAAGTATATAGAATATGATCCAGTGATAATTCTGATTGATGCCATTTTATGCAAATCTCAAGCGTTCAGACACATTCTCTTCAACACTGCATTAAAC ATTCACTGGAAGCTGTGTGTATTTTGCCTTCTGTGTGAGGCCTACCTGAGGTGGTCACAACTTCAGGGATCCGAACAGAGCAATGACCCTGCAGACATTATTAGATACACCAAGGAATGGGATTTCTATTGCATGTTTGGCCTGGCTGCTCTTG AACTGGGTGCGTTCACTGTCGGAGTGCTGTCCTTCCTGTGGCTGGTGCGGTGGTGGCTTGGCTTTGACTTTGAACTTCGCTTGTTGCTGAAAGCCCTCCTGCTGTCCAGCTATGGCAAAGTTCTGCTCATCCCAGCAGTCATATGGGAGCATGACTACTCCCCACTCTGCTTCAGCTTCATCAAGCTGTTTGTGCTTACGTCAAACTCTCAGGCCATCAGAG TCATTCTGAACTGCAGCAGAAGGCTCtccctcctggctgtgtgtgtgggtctgctATTGGAGACATGTGTAGCCCAGGCATTACGGACGCTACCATGGAGCATACAGGACATCCTGCCGTTCCAGTGA